The following coding sequences are from one Schizosaccharomyces osmophilus chromosome 1, complete sequence window:
- a CDS encoding homocysteine methyltransferase, whose protein sequence is MLILDAGSTSILSKIPVEKLESSRLWTSEALVQFPNEVLQHHKDYLKVCDIISTFTYQLDESIYDEQVEKVPLLETYSRSMVLALQAREEAQLPKKYVALTLGSHAATIPGAMEYRMVYDKPGDFDMLYNFHKKRVQQFQSSNPEAFKQIDFMAFESLPHLTEALALHKLLTDFKGWNKRCWITSTCPDLKSLDRVKQILTALLDTNSQYIWGVGVNCCHISLLPTITSSLSELFINHPDKTVMLYPDGRGYPNPYTTSLTSEVKPAPSPQEWADSSFEYSNLNDGNVVIGGCCETDIRHVGNLRTRCH, encoded by the coding sequence ATGCTGATTTTAGACGCAGGTTCCACTTCCATTCTGTCAAAGATTCCGGTTGAAAAACTAGAGTCGTCAAGACTTTGGACTTCAGAAGCCCTTGTGCAATTTCCAAACGAAGTATTGCAACACCATAAGGATTACCTTAAAGTATGTGATATTATAAGCACATTTACCTACCAACTTGACGAATCAATTTATGACGAGCAAGTCGAAAAGGTCCCTCTACTGGAAACTTACTCGCGTAGTATGGTCCTTGCCCTACAAGCCAGAGAAGAGGCCCAGCTTCCTAAAAAGTATGTCGCTCTTACTTTGGGTAGCCATGCTGCAACCATACCAGGAGCCATGGAGTACCGCATGGTTTACGATAAGCCTGGTGACTTTGATATGCTTTACAACTTTCATAAAAAGCGCGTTCAACAGTTTCAGTCTTCCAATCCAGAAGCTTTCAAGCAGATCGACTTTATGGCATTCGAAAGTCTTCCACACCTCACTGAGGCTCTTGCCTTGCACAAGCTTTTGACTGACTTCAAGGGTTGGAACAAGCGATGCTGGATTACTAGCACTTGCCCTGATTTAAAAAGTCTTGACCGTGTGAAGCAAATTCTCACAGCACTTTTGGACACTAATTCTCAATATATTTGGGGTGTCGGCGTGAATTGCTGCCACATTAGCTTACTTCCGACCATAACAAGCTCCCTCTCGGAACTATTCATAAATCATCCTGACAAAACTGTCATGCTGTATCCTGACGGCCGTGGTTATCCTAATCCCTATACGACTTCTCTTACCTCCGAAGTAAAGCCTGCTCCCTCTCCTCAGGAATGGGCGGACTCCTCTTTTGAATACTCTAACTTGAATGACGGCAATGTTGTTATTGGTGGTTGCTGTGAAACAGATATCCGCCATGTTGGTAATTTAAGAACTAGATGTCATTGA